From Alcaligenes faecalis, the proteins below share one genomic window:
- a CDS encoding M48 family metallopeptidase, giving the protein MKGIAKGKRFLAVVSILAMTGCATVQTTESGSVGVERKQFISNLVSEAELNQAAAQNYAQVLSQARQQKALDTDAAQTRRVKTIAQRLIEQVGVFRADARSWNWEVHLINQDEVNAWCMPGGKMAVYSGLIKRIQPTDAELAAVIGHEMAHALREHSREQVSQKMATSFGLTVLSALTGVQAVNDLGGTLSEVMFELPNSRTHESEADLIGVELAARAGYDPRAAVSLWQKMGALEQGRSQPEFLSTHPASSTRIADLQAISERVMPLYQQAAKP; this is encoded by the coding sequence ATGAAAGGTATTGCGAAAGGAAAACGCTTTTTGGCGGTGGTTTCAATCCTGGCCATGACGGGCTGTGCCACGGTACAGACGACAGAAAGCGGGTCGGTAGGGGTCGAGCGTAAACAATTCATTTCCAATCTGGTGTCCGAGGCCGAGCTGAATCAGGCGGCCGCCCAGAACTATGCTCAGGTGCTGTCTCAGGCGCGTCAGCAAAAAGCGCTGGATACGGATGCGGCCCAGACTCGTCGGGTTAAAACCATTGCACAACGCTTGATTGAGCAAGTCGGTGTTTTCCGGGCCGACGCCCGCTCCTGGAACTGGGAAGTTCACCTCATCAATCAGGACGAGGTCAATGCCTGGTGCATGCCGGGTGGCAAGATGGCGGTTTACAGTGGCTTGATCAAACGGATTCAGCCGACTGATGCAGAACTGGCTGCCGTGATTGGCCATGAAATGGCCCACGCCTTGCGCGAGCATTCGCGTGAGCAGGTTTCCCAGAAAATGGCGACGTCTTTCGGCTTGACTGTTTTGTCCGCCCTGACCGGCGTGCAAGCTGTGAATGATCTGGGCGGTACGCTGAGCGAAGTGATGTTTGAGCTGCCCAATAGCCGTACCCATGAGTCCGAGGCCGATCTGATCGGGGTTGAGCTGGCTGCGCGTGCTGGCTACGACCCGCGTGCGGCGGTGAGCTTGTGGCAAAAGATGGGCGCCTTGGAGCAGGGCAGAAGTCAGCCGGAATTCCTGTCTACTCACCCGGCTTCCTCGACCCGCATTGCGGATTTGCAGGCGATCTCGGAGCGGGTCATGCCTTTGTATCAGCAGGCGGCCAAGCCGTGA
- the aroC gene encoding chorismate synthase, whose translation MSGNTLGKSFRVTNYGESHGPAIGAVIDGCPPGLELSEQDIQFELDRRRPGTSRHVTQRREPDQVEILSGIYEGRTTGTPISLLIRNSDARSKDYGNLLDTFRPGHADYTYWKKFENRDPRGGGRSSARLTAPTVAAGAIAKKWLAEHFGVKIRGYMSQLGPIAIPFKSWDVVEQNPFYAPDLDVVPQLEAYMDELRKEGESIGARIEVVAEGVPAGWGEPIYDRLDADIAHAMMGLNAVKGVSIGAGFDCITQKGSEHGDALYPDGFKTNQAGGVLGGISSGQTVTVSLAIKPTASIRTMRPSVNRAGEAVEVQTLGRHDPCVGIRATPIAEALLAIVLMDHCLRHRSQCGV comes from the coding sequence AATACTCTAGGTAAAAGCTTCCGCGTCACGAATTACGGCGAATCTCATGGTCCAGCGATTGGCGCAGTGATCGACGGCTGCCCTCCGGGCCTGGAGCTGTCTGAACAGGATATTCAGTTTGAACTGGATCGCCGCCGTCCTGGTACGTCGCGCCACGTGACTCAGCGCCGTGAGCCCGATCAGGTGGAAATCCTGTCCGGCATTTACGAAGGCCGTACCACGGGCACGCCCATTAGCCTGCTGATTCGCAATTCCGATGCGCGTAGCAAGGATTACGGCAATTTGCTGGATACCTTCCGTCCCGGTCATGCCGACTATACCTACTGGAAGAAGTTCGAGAACCGCGACCCGCGTGGCGGTGGCCGTTCTTCGGCTCGCCTGACCGCGCCTACCGTGGCGGCCGGTGCGATAGCCAAGAAGTGGCTGGCCGAACACTTCGGTGTGAAGATTCGCGGCTATATGAGCCAGCTGGGCCCCATCGCCATTCCTTTCAAAAGCTGGGATGTGGTCGAGCAGAATCCCTTTTACGCGCCGGATCTGGACGTAGTGCCGCAGCTGGAAGCCTATATGGATGAGCTGCGCAAAGAAGGCGAATCCATTGGTGCCCGCATTGAAGTCGTGGCCGAAGGCGTGCCTGCTGGTTGGGGCGAGCCTATTTATGACCGACTGGATGCCGATATCGCCCACGCCATGATGGGTTTGAATGCTGTTAAGGGCGTGTCGATTGGCGCTGGCTTTGACTGCATTACGCAAAAAGGCTCGGAGCACGGTGATGCGCTGTATCCGGACGGTTTCAAGACCAATCAGGCCGGTGGCGTACTGGGCGGGATTTCCTCGGGGCAGACCGTGACGGTTTCCCTGGCGATCAAGCCTACCGCCAGCATCCGCACCATGCGTCCTTCCGTTAACCGTGCCGGTGAAGCGGTTGAGGTTCAGACCCTGGGTCGTCATGATCCTTGCGTGGGTATCCGTGCCACGCCGATTGCCGAAGCCTTGCTGGCGATTGTGCTGATGGATCATTGTCTGCGTCATCGCTCGCAGTGCGGTGTCTGA